The proteins below come from a single Streptococcus hyointestinalis genomic window:
- a CDS encoding histidine phosphatase family protein produces MKKLYLMRHGQTLFNSLGKIQGWCDSPLTEAGKSQAKLARDFFEKEGIRFDKAYASTQERACDTLELVTSQDYQRLKGLKEWNFGLFEGESERLNPKAPYSTEFVAYGGESGDEVSCRMLATLTDIVTDLSENETALAVSHGGACFRFLKTFRDFSTDERPLFSNCAIQELVFEEGQFHLKRSIDPIHHEIKLYD; encoded by the coding sequence ATGAAGAAACTTTATCTTATGCGACATGGTCAGACGCTTTTCAACTCTCTTGGCAAGATTCAAGGCTGGTGTGATTCCCCTTTGACAGAAGCAGGAAAGAGCCAAGCAAAGCTCGCACGTGACTTTTTTGAAAAGGAAGGCATTCGCTTTGACAAAGCCTATGCTTCAACGCAAGAGCGGGCTTGTGACACGCTAGAGCTCGTAACATCACAAGACTATCAGCGCTTGAAGGGACTTAAAGAATGGAACTTTGGTCTGTTTGAAGGAGAGAGCGAGCGGCTCAATCCTAAGGCTCCTTACAGTACAGAGTTTGTCGCCTATGGTGGTGAGAGTGGAGATGAAGTTAGCTGTCGTATGCTTGCGACCTTGACGGACATCGTGACAGACTTGTCAGAAAATGAGACGGCTCTTGCGGTCAGTCATGGTGGTGCTTGTTTTCGCTTTTTGAAAACTTTTCGTGATTTTTCAACGGATGAACGTCCACTCTTTAGTAATTGTGCCATTCAAGAGCTTGTTTTTGAAGAGGGACAATTTCATTTGAAGCGCTCCATTGACCCTATCCATCACGAAATTAAGCTTTATGACTGA
- a CDS encoding glycoside hydrolase family 1 protein — protein sequence MTQSAFPKDFLWGGATAANQFEGAYNSDGKGLSVQDVTPKGGVAMPGSSSPVITDQPTPDNLKLEGIDFYHRYKEDIALFAEMGFKVFRMSIAWSRIFPNGDDEQPNEAGLAFYDKIFDELAKYGIEPLVTLSHYETPLHLARAYNGWANRDLIGFYERYVRTVFTRYKDKVKYWLTFNEINSVLHAPFMSGGIVTDPEKLSKQDLYQAVHHELVASALATKIGHSINPDFKIGCMVLAMPAYAMTANPLDQLAVREFENQNYLFSDIHARGKYPNYIKRYFKENDITINFAPEDEELLKNTVDFISFSYYMSVAQAHNPEDYSTGRGNIMGGISNPYLESSEWGWQIDPIGLRLVLNAFYDRYQLPLFIVENGLGAKDVLVEGPNGPTVEDDYRIDYLQKHLVQVNEALKDGVELLGYTTWGPIDLVSASTAELSKRYGFIYVDRNDDGTGSLARYKKKSFDWYKKVIASNGEALYEA from the coding sequence ATGACACAATCAGCATTTCCAAAAGATTTTTTATGGGGTGGCGCAACAGCTGCCAATCAGTTTGAAGGGGCTTATAATAGCGACGGCAAGGGGTTAAGTGTTCAGGATGTGACGCCAAAAGGAGGCGTTGCCATGCCAGGAAGTTCTAGCCCAGTCATCACAGACCAGCCGACGCCAGACAACCTCAAATTAGAAGGTATTGACTTTTACCATCGCTACAAGGAGGACATCGCTCTCTTTGCAGAAATGGGCTTCAAGGTCTTTCGCATGTCGATTGCCTGGTCACGTATTTTTCCAAACGGAGATGACGAACAGCCAAATGAAGCAGGGCTAGCCTTTTATGACAAGATCTTTGATGAGTTGGCAAAATATGGTATCGAGCCACTCGTGACACTATCTCACTACGAAACCCCACTACATCTAGCACGTGCCTACAACGGCTGGGCAAATCGTGACTTGATTGGCTTTTATGAGCGCTATGTGCGTACCGTTTTCACTCGCTACAAGGACAAGGTCAAGTACTGGCTGACCTTCAATGAAATCAACTCTGTACTGCATGCGCCTTTCATGTCAGGTGGTATCGTGACAGACCCAGAGAAACTCAGTAAGCAAGACCTCTACCAAGCAGTGCACCATGAGCTGGTCGCATCAGCACTAGCAACCAAGATTGGGCACAGTATCAATCCTGACTTTAAGATTGGCTGTATGGTACTCGCTATGCCAGCCTACGCTATGACGGCAAATCCGCTTGATCAGCTAGCAGTGCGTGAGTTTGAAAATCAAAATTATCTCTTCTCAGACATCCACGCACGGGGCAAGTATCCAAACTACATCAAGCGCTATTTTAAGGAAAATGACATCACCATTAACTTTGCGCCAGAGGATGAGGAACTTTTGAAGAATACTGTGGACTTTATCTCATTTTCTTACTACATGAGCGTGGCGCAAGCGCACAATCCAGAAGATTACAGCACAGGTCGTGGCAATATCATGGGCGGTATCAGCAACCCTTATCTTGAAAGCTCGGAGTGGGGCTGGCAGATTGACCCGATTGGTCTGCGTCTTGTCCTAAATGCTTTTTATGACCGCTATCAATTGCCACTCTTTATCGTTGAAAATGGCTTGGGGGCTAAGGATGTCTTGGTCGAAGGACCAAACGGTCCAACGGTTGAGGATGACTACCGTATTGATTACCTGCAAAAACACTTAGTGCAGGTCAATGAAGCGCTCAAAGACGGCGTTGAACTTCTAGGTTATACCACTTGGGGACCAATTGACCTGGTGTCTGCGTCAACAGCAGAACTCAGCAAGCGCTACGGCTTTATCTATGTTGACCGCAACGATGACGGCACAGGTAGCCTAGCACGCTACAAGAAAAAATCCTTTGACTGGTACAAGAAAGTCATCGCAAGCAATGGCGAAGCTCTGTATGAGGCATAA
- a CDS encoding phasin family protein codes for MEELKKVLLAGIGLTSMTLEKADAFVKELVDKGRISMDEGKELQQELKRKGEVEAQAVINEVKAKAEPYKYATKEDLARLEAKLDRLLSKDDTKD; via the coding sequence ATGGAAGAACTCAAAAAAGTATTGTTAGCTGGTATTGGCTTAACCTCAATGACGCTTGAAAAAGCGGATGCTTTTGTCAAAGAACTGGTCGACAAAGGGCGTATCAGTATGGATGAGGGCAAAGAACTGCAACAAGAGCTGAAACGTAAAGGCGAAGTAGAGGCACAGGCTGTCATCAACGAAGTCAAGGCAAAGGCAGAGCCTTACAAATACGCCACAAAAGAAGACCTCGCACGCCTTGAAGCGAAGTTAGACCGTCTCCTCTCAAAAGACGACACTAAAGACTAA
- a CDS encoding ABC1 kinase family protein codes for MSTKRLREIVGAFSSVGLTSLKDRRKADEDKEAPKKLRLAFEQLGPSFVKIGQILSTRDDLLPEAYITELSKLQNNVLPLETDVVMAAIQAELTQPIADVFEEIKSEPLASGSVAQTHLATLKSGQQVVLKIQRPHLAEIVQEDLNLLIKLSRRIPKHFIPMVDLTEVLLQLKASLLYEIDFRHEAQAMIRFKETNRSVRCVGVPKVYNNYTTERLIVEEYIEGIPINHYDQLLLAGYDLEDIGRKLMLSFIKQVFKDGYFHGDPHPGNLIISNNKIYFIDFGIMGQLEEGMRSALNDILYGFTAQDVDGMTRAVLAMTSFDTSLNKVELSHDIERMLAKYGNLDLGKLSITDLLEDLVSIFVRNRLKASAQITILEKAALQVEGIFQTLAPDVDLMTLAKNYFLQNMGPDMLKQSLNKETLLIELFYLLKNGKNVPRRLNQLLEQILNGRILVNHDFYDYSNRIKTLKNVANRFVLALLFLTFMLTGALLSFSVQLAGVMWLCFAMALLVFIVLVVTLTK; via the coding sequence ATGTCAACCAAGCGCCTTAGAGAAATTGTCGGAGCTTTCTCCTCTGTCGGGCTGACCAGCTTAAAGGACAGACGAAAAGCAGATGAGGATAAAGAGGCTCCGAAAAAACTGCGTCTTGCCTTTGAGCAGTTGGGACCTAGCTTTGTCAAGATTGGGCAGATTCTCTCCACACGAGATGACCTTTTGCCAGAAGCCTACATCACTGAACTCAGTAAACTGCAAAATAACGTCCTGCCACTAGAGACAGATGTGGTCATGGCTGCTATTCAAGCAGAGCTTACTCAGCCCATAGCGGATGTTTTTGAGGAGATTAAGAGCGAGCCTTTGGCGAGCGGTTCTGTTGCTCAGACCCATCTTGCTACTTTAAAATCAGGTCAGCAGGTCGTCCTCAAAATCCAACGTCCACACTTAGCAGAAATCGTCCAAGAGGATCTGAATCTTCTCATCAAGCTGTCACGTCGCATTCCAAAGCATTTCATTCCCATGGTGGACTTGACAGAAGTGCTCTTGCAACTAAAAGCGTCGCTCTTGTATGAGATTGATTTTCGTCACGAAGCGCAAGCCATGATACGCTTTAAAGAGACCAATCGTTCGGTTCGCTGTGTTGGCGTGCCCAAGGTTTATAATAACTACACGACGGAGCGTTTGATTGTTGAGGAGTATATCGAGGGTATTCCTATCAATCACTATGACCAGCTTTTGCTTGCTGGCTATGATTTGGAGGATATTGGGCGTAAGCTCATGCTGAGCTTTATCAAGCAGGTCTTTAAGGATGGTTATTTTCATGGCGACCCGCACCCTGGCAATCTCATCATCAGTAACAACAAGATTTACTTTATTGACTTTGGGATAATGGGGCAGCTTGAGGAGGGCATGCGCTCGGCGCTAAACGATATTCTCTATGGCTTTACAGCGCAAGATGTGGACGGCATGACACGGGCTGTGCTGGCGATGACTAGCTTTGACACTTCTCTAAACAAGGTGGAGCTCAGCCATGACATCGAGCGAATGCTTGCAAAGTATGGTAATCTCGACCTAGGCAAGCTGTCCATTACGGATTTGCTGGAGGATTTAGTGTCGATTTTTGTCCGCAATCGCTTGAAAGCGTCCGCTCAGATTACCATTTTGGAAAAAGCTGCGCTGCAGGTAGAGGGGATTTTTCAGACCTTGGCACCAGATGTGGATCTTATGACCCTTGCTAAAAACTACTTTTTGCAAAATATGGGACCAGACATGCTTAAGCAGTCGCTCAATAAAGAAACCCTGCTGATTGAGCTTTTTTACCTGCTAAAAAACGGCAAAAATGTCCCAAGACGCCTCAATCAACTCCTAGAGCAAATCCTAAATGGACGTATTCTCGTCAATCATGATTTTTATGATTACTCTAATCGTATCAAGACCCTGAAAAATGTCGCTAATCGCTTTGTACTAGCTCTGCTCTTTTTGACCTTTATGCTGACAGGCGCTCTACTGTCCTTTTCAGTACAATTGGCTGGAGTCATGTGGCTCTGTTTTGCTATGGCGCTACTCGTTTTTATCGTCCTTGTGGTCACACTAACCAAATAA
- a CDS encoding glycoside hydrolase family 1 protein yields MTRQFPKNFLWGGAIAANQAEGAWNEDGRGMAKTDVTTGGSVDSPRYVTYIDKDGNPGKAPAMGHNGVIPEGAHYAVLEDEYYPNHLGVDFYHHYKEDIALLAEMGFKVFRLSISWSRIFPNGDEKEPNQKGLDFYRRVFEECHKHGIESLVSIWHFDTPLYLEEHYGGWNNRKLIDFYVHYAETIFKEYRDLVTYWLTFNEINNTVMFLDMFGGQGDDKAFQEGYQQLHYQFVASARAVKLGHEINPNFQIGNMICGITFYPATCDPHDVLANRHKWEQGIYYCGDVQVKGKYPTFSKRLWKEHDVHLDITEQDEKDLAEGTVDMYTFSYYMSNNVTTHTGVEQVSGNFSTGAKNPYLTYSDWGWGLDPIGLQYYLEKMYDRYELPMMVVENGLGAFDTVEEDGSIHDQYRIDYYRPHIEAMAAAIENGVDLRGYTTWGCIDLVSAGTGEIRKRYGFIYVDVDDKGQGSLERTPKDSFYWYKKVIASNGRDLD; encoded by the coding sequence ATGACAAGACAATTTCCAAAAAACTTTTTATGGGGCGGAGCGATTGCTGCCAATCAAGCTGAAGGCGCATGGAACGAGGACGGACGTGGCATGGCAAAGACCGATGTCACAACAGGCGGTAGCGTTGATAGCCCACGCTATGTGACCTATATTGACAAAGATGGCAATCCAGGAAAAGCACCAGCAATGGGGCATAACGGTGTCATCCCAGAGGGTGCACATTATGCGGTTTTGGAGGATGAATACTATCCGAATCACCTTGGTGTGGACTTTTACCATCACTATAAGGAAGATATCGCTCTTTTAGCTGAGATGGGCTTTAAGGTTTTTCGTCTCTCTATCTCTTGGTCACGTATTTTCCCAAATGGGGATGAAAAAGAGCCTAATCAAAAAGGACTAGACTTTTACCGTCGTGTCTTTGAAGAGTGCCACAAGCATGGCATTGAGTCTTTGGTGTCTATCTGGCACTTTGACACGCCACTCTATTTAGAAGAGCACTATGGCGGCTGGAACAATCGCAAGCTGATTGATTTTTACGTGCACTATGCTGAGACGATTTTTAAGGAATATAGGGACTTGGTGACTTATTGGTTGACTTTCAATGAAATCAATAACACCGTTATGTTTCTGGATATGTTTGGCGGACAAGGGGATGACAAGGCTTTCCAAGAAGGCTATCAGCAACTGCATTATCAATTTGTCGCTAGCGCAAGAGCTGTTAAGCTTGGGCATGAGATAAATCCGAACTTCCAAATCGGCAATATGATTTGTGGGATTACCTTTTACCCAGCGACCTGTGACCCTCATGACGTTCTAGCCAATCGTCATAAGTGGGAGCAGGGCATTTACTACTGTGGAGATGTGCAGGTCAAGGGCAAATACCCAACCTTTTCTAAGCGTTTGTGGAAAGAGCACGATGTGCACCTAGACATCACCGAGCAGGACGAGAAAGACTTAGCCGAAGGCACTGTTGACATGTACACCTTTTCTTACTACATGTCAAACAATGTCACAACACACACAGGCGTAGAACAGGTGTCAGGTAATTTCTCAACAGGTGCTAAGAATCCTTACCTGACCTATTCAGACTGGGGTTGGGGGCTTGACCCGATAGGATTACAATACTATCTTGAAAAAATGTATGACCGCTATGAGCTTCCGATGATGGTCGTTGAAAATGGCTTGGGAGCCTTTGACACGGTTGAAGAAGACGGCAGCATTCATGACCAGTACCGCATTGACTACTATCGTCCGCATATTGAAGCCATGGCAGCAGCCATTGAAAATGGTGTGGACTTGCGTGGCTACACGACCTGGGGTTGTATTGACCTTGTATCCGCTGGGACTGGTGAAATCCGCAAGCGCTACGGCTTTATCTACGTTGATGTGGACGACAAAGGGCAAGGCAGCCTTGAGCGCACACCGAAAGATTCATTCTACTGGTACAAGAAAGTTATTGCATCTAACGGAAGAGATTTAGACTAA